Proteins encoded together in one Carya illinoinensis cultivar Pawnee chromosome 3, C.illinoinensisPawnee_v1, whole genome shotgun sequence window:
- the LOC122303199 gene encoding serine/arginine-rich splicing factor RS40-like isoform X1 yields MRPIFCGNFEYDARPSDLERLFSRYGNVERVDMKSGFAFIYMEEERDADDAIRRLDRTEFGRKGRRLRVEWTKHERGIRRPGGSKRSSASTKPSKTLFVINFDTHYTRTRDLERHFEPYGKIVSVRIRRNFAFVQYESQDDATKALDATNMSKLLDRVISVEYAVRDDDDERRNGHSPDRFRDRSLDRSRDRRRSPSPYRRERGSPDYGRGSSPSRKERGSPDYGRDCSPSPYRRERGSPEYGRARSRSPQRERVGRDHRCSASHSPYQTERVTADIGHGASRSPYTRERASADHGRGPGCSPYGRERASPGNGRGPGRSPYGREKASPDNGHGPSCSPYGRERASPENGRGPSRSPYGREKANPDSIHEVSPILEPREDSPNYGGGPNTPVHERYQSQSPATE; encoded by the exons ATGAGGCCAATCTTCTGTGGAAATTTTGAGTATGACGCTCGACCGTCTGATCTGGAACGGCTTTTCAGTAGATATGGGAACGTTGAGAGGGTGGATATGAAGTCTG GATTTGCTTTTATTTATATGGAGGAGGAGAGAGATGCTGATGATGCTATTCGGAGACTTGACCGAACAGAATTTGGTCGAAAGGGACGCAGGCTTCGTGTTGAATGGACAAAA CATGAACGTGGCATTAGAAGGCCTGGAGGTTCCAAAAGATCTTCAGCTAGTACGAAACCTTCAAAGACTTTGTTTGTTATAAATTTTGATACACACTATACAAGGACTAGGGACTTGGAGAGGCACTTTGAACCATATGGAAAGATAGTGAGTGTGAGGATTAGAAGGAACTTTGCATTTGTGCAGTATGAATCACAGGATGATGCCACAAAAGCATTGGATGCGACAAACATGAG caaattgctggaTCGAGTTATTTCAGTGGAATATGCAGTCcgggatgatgatgatgaaaggAGAAATGGGCATAGCCCTGATAGATTTCGTGATAGGTCATTGGATAGAAGTCGTGATAGAAGGCGATCCCCTAGCCCATATCGAAGAGAGAGGGGTAGCCCTGATTATGGGCGGGGTTCTAGTCCCTCTAGGAAAGAGAGAGGCAGCCCTGATTATGGTCGTGATTGCAGTCCAAGTCCCTATCGAAGAGAGAGGGGTAGTCCTGAGTATGGTCGTGCACGCAGTCGTAGTCCTCAAAGAGAGAGGGTTGGTCGCGATCATCGCTGCAGTGCCAGCCATAGTCCCTACCAAACAGAAAGGGTGACTGCTGATATTGGTCATGGTGCCAGTCGCAGTCCTTACACAAGAGAGAGGGCAAGTGCTGACCATGGTCGTGGCCCTGGTTGCAGCCCTTATGGAAGAGAGAGGGCAAGCCCTGGCAATGGTCGTGGCCCTGGTCGCAGCCCTTATGGAAGAGAGAAGGCAAGCCCTGACAATGGTCATGGCCCCAGCTGCAGTCCTTATGGGAGAGAGAGGGCTAGTCCTGAAAATGGTCGCGGCCCCAGCCGTAGTCCATATGGAAGAGAGAAGGCTAACCCTGACAGTATTCATGAAGTCAGCCCAATACTTGAACCTAGAGAGGATAGTCCCAATTATGGTGGTGGTCCAAATACCCCCGTGCATGAGAGATATCAAAG TCAATCACCAGCAACAGAGTGA
- the LOC122303199 gene encoding serine/arginine-rich splicing factor RS40-like isoform X2, which yields MEEERDADDAIRRLDRTEFGRKGRRLRVEWTKHERGIRRPGGSKRSSASTKPSKTLFVINFDTHYTRTRDLERHFEPYGKIVSVRIRRNFAFVQYESQDDATKALDATNMSKLLDRVISVEYAVRDDDDERRNGHSPDRFRDRSLDRSRDRRRSPSPYRRERGSPDYGRGSSPSRKERGSPDYGRDCSPSPYRRERGSPEYGRARSRSPQRERVGRDHRCSASHSPYQTERVTADIGHGASRSPYTRERASADHGRGPGCSPYGRERASPGNGRGPGRSPYGREKASPDNGHGPSCSPYGRERASPENGRGPSRSPYGREKANPDSIHEVSPILEPREDSPNYGGGPNTPVHERYQSQSPATE from the exons ATGGAGGAGGAGAGAGATGCTGATGATGCTATTCGGAGACTTGACCGAACAGAATTTGGTCGAAAGGGACGCAGGCTTCGTGTTGAATGGACAAAA CATGAACGTGGCATTAGAAGGCCTGGAGGTTCCAAAAGATCTTCAGCTAGTACGAAACCTTCAAAGACTTTGTTTGTTATAAATTTTGATACACACTATACAAGGACTAGGGACTTGGAGAGGCACTTTGAACCATATGGAAAGATAGTGAGTGTGAGGATTAGAAGGAACTTTGCATTTGTGCAGTATGAATCACAGGATGATGCCACAAAAGCATTGGATGCGACAAACATGAG caaattgctggaTCGAGTTATTTCAGTGGAATATGCAGTCcgggatgatgatgatgaaaggAGAAATGGGCATAGCCCTGATAGATTTCGTGATAGGTCATTGGATAGAAGTCGTGATAGAAGGCGATCCCCTAGCCCATATCGAAGAGAGAGGGGTAGCCCTGATTATGGGCGGGGTTCTAGTCCCTCTAGGAAAGAGAGAGGCAGCCCTGATTATGGTCGTGATTGCAGTCCAAGTCCCTATCGAAGAGAGAGGGGTAGTCCTGAGTATGGTCGTGCACGCAGTCGTAGTCCTCAAAGAGAGAGGGTTGGTCGCGATCATCGCTGCAGTGCCAGCCATAGTCCCTACCAAACAGAAAGGGTGACTGCTGATATTGGTCATGGTGCCAGTCGCAGTCCTTACACAAGAGAGAGGGCAAGTGCTGACCATGGTCGTGGCCCTGGTTGCAGCCCTTATGGAAGAGAGAGGGCAAGCCCTGGCAATGGTCGTGGCCCTGGTCGCAGCCCTTATGGAAGAGAGAAGGCAAGCCCTGACAATGGTCATGGCCCCAGCTGCAGTCCTTATGGGAGAGAGAGGGCTAGTCCTGAAAATGGTCGCGGCCCCAGCCGTAGTCCATATGGAAGAGAGAAGGCTAACCCTGACAGTATTCATGAAGTCAGCCCAATACTTGAACCTAGAGAGGATAGTCCCAATTATGGTGGTGGTCCAAATACCCCCGTGCATGAGAGATATCAAAG TCAATCACCAGCAACAGAGTGA
- the LOC122303386 gene encoding protein DETOXIFICATION 49-like has protein sequence MCQQTAVPSKCDSDSACKLLLMNETEQENMLTTPLVVPDRTTWKQPQKSCHLSLAVAEVISIAKIALPMMLTGLLLYSRSMISMLFLGRLGDLALAGGSLAVGFANITGYSILSGLAMGMEPICGQAFGAKKHALLGLSLQRTVLLLGLISIPISLLWLNMKKILLFCGQDEIIAREAQTYLLYSLPDLVAQSLLHPLRIYLRTQSMTLPLTFCATLSIVLHIPINYLLVSHLNLGIKGVALSGVWTNFNLVGSLILYTLISGLHRKTWGGFSMECFKEWKSLLNLAIPSCISVCLEWWWYEIMILLCGLLWNPRATVASMGILIQTTALIYIFPSSLSFSVSTRVGNELGAKNPRKAKLAAIVGLSCSFILGLLALVFAIMVRNGWATMFTGDKDIITLTSMVLPVIGLCELGNCPQTTGCGVLRGTARPKVGANINLGCFYLVGTPVAVGLAFYAGLDFRGLWLGLLAAQGSCAAAMLVVISLTDWALEARRAEELVTGVVGVDHDSQDQEEEKQPLKAEIKEDFSILSGDLNQANNLLV, from the coding sequence ATGTGCCAGCAAACTGCTGTCCCCAGCAAATGCGATTCAGACTCTGCTTGTAAACTTCTCCTAATGAACGAAACAGAGCAGGAGAACATGCTTACCACCCCATTAGTAGTACCGGACCGAACCACCTGGAAACAACCACAGAAAAGCTGCCATCTATCCCTTGCCGTCGCAGAAGTCATTTCCATAGCCAAAATAGCTCTCCCCATGATGCTGACAGGCCTTTTGCTTTATTCTCGCTCAATGATTTCCATGCTCTTCCTCGGTCGCCTAGGTGATCTCGCTTTAGCCGGTGGTTCCCTCGCTGTTGGCTTCGCTAACATTACCGGCTACTCTATTCTCTCTGGCCTCGCCATGGGGATGGAGCCCATTTGTGGCCAAGCTTTTGGTGCCAAAAAACACGCTCTCCTTGGCCTCTCCCTTCAGAGAACAGTGCTTTTGCTGGGGTTAATATcaatacctatttctcttctctGGTTAAACATGAAGAAAATTCTTCTCTTTTGTGGCCAAGATGAAATTATTGCCAGAGAAGCACAAACATATCTTCTGTATTCTCTCCCTGACCTCGTAGCTCAATCACTTTTACACCCATTACGTATTTATCTTCGAACGCAATCCATGACTCTGCCTCTAACATTTTGCGCCACTCTCTCAATTGTCCTTCATATACCTATAAACTACCTTCTTGTTTCACATCTTAATTTAGGAATCAAAGGCGTTGCTCTTAGCGGTGTTTGGACTAACTTCAATCTTGTAGGCTCTCTAATCCTCTACACCCTTATCTCTGGCCTCCACAGGAAAACTTGGGGAGGTTTTTCAATGGAGTGCTTTAAAGAATGGAAATCTTTATTAAATTTGGCCATTCCAAGCTGCATTTCAGTCTGTCTCGAGTGGTGGTGGTATGAGATCATGATTTTACTATGCGGGTTGCTGTGGAACCCCAGAGCAACGGTGGCTTCCATGGGCATCCTAATCCAAACCACAGCGCTAATCTACATATTCCCTTCATCGCTAAGCTTCAGCGTATCTACAAGAGTTGGCAATGAACTAGGTGCAAAAAATCCAAGAAAAGCAAAGCTGGCCGCCATTGTTGGCCTCTCTTGCAGCTTCATATTGGGACTTTTGGCACTGGTTTTCGCAATTATGGTAAGGAACGGTTGGGCTACCATGTTCACCGGAGACAAAGACATTATAACATTGACATCAATGGTTTTGCCGGTAATCGGGCTGTGTGAGCTCGGAAACTGTCCGCAAACTACAGGCTGCGGAGTGCTGAGGGGGACAGCAAGGCCAAAAGTAGGAGCGAACATCAACCTGGGGTGCTTTTACCTTGTGGGAACGCCGGTTGCGGTGGGGCTGGCTTTCTACGCTGGATTAGACTTCCGGGGGCTGTGGTTGGGGCTTTTGGCAGCGCAGGGCTCCTGCGCCGCTGCCATGTTGGTGGTAATCAGTCTAACCGATTGGGCTTTAGAAGCCAGGAGAGCAGAGGAGCTGGTCACCGGGGTTGTCGGTGTTGATCATGACAGCCAAGATCAGGAGGAGGAAAAGCAGCCTCTCAAAGCTgaaatcaaggaagatttttcaattttatctgGGGATTTAAACCAAGCTAATAACTTACTTGTTTAA